In the Helianthus annuus cultivar XRQ/B chromosome 11, HanXRQr2.0-SUNRISE, whole genome shotgun sequence genome, one interval contains:
- the LOC110889772 gene encoding protein NETWORKED 3A has product MEGMSKLSAHWWWFDTQTNTTPSKSPWLHSTLAELDEKTEAMLKLIEEDADSFAKRAEMYYKKRPELISIVEELYRAHRSLAEKYDQVKFESGNRHLTPWTSCPLPLSKFQTSPLVKESEKSYDSYSESFDFDHDYCDVSCEYVVIDDLEQQEIETDEETEKVTIVDDELVNLREELDRLRDENKIQNEQLIQKDEEKREAIRQFYS; this is encoded by the exons ATGGAGGGGATGAGCAAGTTATCAGCCCACTGGTGGTGGTTTGATACTCAGACCAACACCACCCCCAGCAAGTCTCCATGGTTACACTCCACTCTTGCAG AATTGGACGAGAAGACAGAAGCAATGCTTAAACTCATCGAAGAAGATGCAGATTCATTCGCCAAACGTGCAGAAATGTATTACAAGAAACGACCCGAGCTTATTAGCATCGTCGAGGAGCTATATCGAGCCCACCGATCATTAGCAGAAAAATACGATCAAGTCAAATTCGAAAGCGGTAACCGCCACTTGACTCCATGGACATCTTGCCCCTTACCCTTATCCAAATTCCAAACTTCCCCGTTAGTAAAAGAATCCGAAAAGTCATACGACAGttattccgagtcttttgactttgaCCATGATTACTGTGATGTTTCTTGTGAATATGTGGTTATTGATGATCTTGAACAACAAGAAATAGAAACCGATGAAGAAACCGAAAAAGTTACAATTGTCGATGATGAATTGGTGAACTTGAGGGAAGAACTCGACAGGCTGAGAGACGAGAACAAGATCCAAAACGAACAGTTGATTCAGAAAGATGAAGAGAAAAGGGAAGCTATAAGACAATTTTATTCTTAA